The sequence GTCCCATGGAATCCTTACGCAGTTCTCGAAAATCCCCGAGTTCGTGAAAACCAGCGGGTCTGCATTCCTCGATGCTAAGTCATTGACCAGTCTTTTGAGCGCATCGGTTGAATCCCCTTTCGGTGCAATGAGAATTGGTTGGAGTCCTTTTACCCCCCTCAGCAACGCTACCGGCCCATGCCTAAACTCGAGTGCCGGAAAAACTTCGTTGGGAAGGCCTAGGGTTTCCCTGAACTTAAGGGCCCCCTCCAGTGCGACCACGTAGCCTGAGCCCGAGCCGAGGTGAACAAAGACCCTCTTGGAAACCAACCTCTCCGCTATCGGGCGATACTCGTCCTCCTGAGCGAGGATTTTTTTAACGGTTGGTTTTATGGCCTCCAGTTCCTTGAGTTTATCTTCCCTCTCCAGCAGTTTAACCGCTATCCCCTGGAGGACAAAAGTTATTGATGAAAACGACTTTGTGGCGGGTATGTTTGGCTCCTCCCCGCTTGGTATGACAATTGTTTCGTCCGAGATTTCTTCTATCTTCGAGTTTTCGTTGCATGTTACCCCAATTATTGTTGCACTCTTCTTCTTGGCAACCTTTATTGCTTCAATGACTTCTCCTGTCTTGCCTGACCTTGATGATGCCACCACGAGTGCGTCCTTTGCGAGCTCCCTGTAGTGGAGCATGAACTCCGAGGCTGGAAAGGCGTGGCTCTCAACCCTTGATCCCTTGAGGAGAACGTGGTTGCCCGCTAGGGAGGAGAAGTACGAGCTGCCGCACCCGATGAATATAATCCTCCGAAAGCCTTTCTCTGGTGGATTCCATTCTTTGAGGGCTTTAAGGGCTGAGTCCAAGACCTCTGGCGTCCCTCTAATCGATCGTATCATCTTGAACTCCATTGGCATCCCCATTCCTCCCTAGGCCATTCTGGATTATAAGCGTTTCTAAATTTGTTGAGCATAAGAGCAAATTTTAAGAGCAACCATGAACATCTTTAATAAACAGGCAGTTTTTCGAAAACTTTTAAAACATTCAAGGCCAATATACGCGGGGGAACACCATGTACAGGGGTATCTGGCTTCATCCTTGGGACTTCACCAAAGATGCCATCGAGAGAATGGCCAAAATCGGCTTTAACCACGTCAGCATGGCCGTCAGGTACTTCGAGGAGAGACAGGACTGGCCCGGGCCCAACTTAATATTTCAAAATCCCGAAAGAAGGACCTACACATCCGAGGAAAACGCCGTTTACTGGGACGCTGATGAAGGTAGATACTCTCACCTTCCTCCTTATCTAAGGCCTGAAACATCGACGGAGGCAAAGGGAGACATCGTGGAGAGGTTTGTAAATGCCTGCAAAGAGAACTCCTTAAAGAGCGTTCTCTGGTTTCCAACGCTGAGATGGGAGAAGGCTGTAAGAGCTAACGTAGGGGTTGGCATGAAGGACATCTACGGTTCTCACCCTGCCTACAAGCGGATGTTCCTATGCCCCTCCAATCCACTCGTGAGGGAAGCTCTTGAACTAATGGTCGAGGAACTCTCGGAAAGGTACGACTTCGACGAGTTTGAGTTCGACTTCATCAGATATCCGGAGGTGCCTTCAACACACGGCACGCCTCTTTTAAGTCTGGCGCTCTCCCCGTGCTTCTGCAGGTACTGCCGGGAGAGGGCCAGGGATTACGGGGTTGACCTCGAAGAAGTTAGGAGGGAGCTCAAGGAGGTCGTGGAGTGGCACGTTGACTACCTCTCGAACACACCTTACTGCACCGACGGGGACTATCTGCAGGCAGTTTACAGCGAGCTTGCGAGGTTTCTCCTTGAGGATGACCTCGTTAGGAAGTGGATTAAGTTCAGGGCGGAGGTGATAGCCGACCTACTGAGAGACCTCTCCAAGATAGTCAGGAGAAACAATCCGAGGGCGAAGGTAACCGCCGACCTGTATCCTCCATCGGGCTCATGGCTCCTCGGACAGGATTACAAAACGATTTCCAAAATCGTGGACGGGGTTAAGGTTATGATATACACGAAGCCCTTCGGGAAGTCGGTGTGCAGGGTTCCCTACGAGTCGAGGCTCGCGAGAAAGCTTCTTGGTAAAAAGCTCCTCGTCATAGGGCTCGCCTCCTGGCCGCCCATGACCTCGGAGGACATCGAAAGGGAGTTCAGGCTCGTCCTTTCTTCTCCCGCCGATGGCGTCGGTTTCTATTCTTACGGGTGGACGCCCGATGGGAACCTTCTTACGATTGAAAGACTCTTCAGGGAGGTGGGAACGTGAAGTTCGGTATCAACTGCTGGAGTTTTCCAAAGACCCTGGCCGTTGAGGAGGCCGTAGAGGCCGCCGGCAGGATTGGTTACGAGGGCTATGAAGTTGGTCTCTCGATTGAGGATTTCGAAGCCTTCGGAAAGCCCGAGTTCAAGGAGAAGTTCAGGAGGATAAAGGAGGTTGCCGAGAGCTGTAACATAGAGATACCGAGCGTTGCAACGGGCCTCTTCTGGAGGTTCAACCCGCTGACGGACCAGGAGAAGGCGTTGAGGGTCGTCGAGGCGGAGTGTGAAGCCGCTTCGGAGCTCGGCGCAAAGGTCATCCTCGTCGTGCCAGGGAGCGGAGTCCCGGAGCTTTCCTACGAGGAGCACTTCAAAAGGGCCTCTGAGTTCGGAAGGAAGGCCTCTGAGATAGCCGAGGACTATGGAATAAAAATCGGCCTTGAAAACGTCTGGAACAGGGTCTTCGCTGGGCCCCTCGAGTTCAAGAGACTGCTGGATGAGATAGACAGGGACAACGTTGGGGCCTACTTTGACGCTGGCAACACATTGCCCCACTCGCTCCCGGAGCACTGGATAGACGTTTTAGGGGACAAGATCTTCCAGGTTCACGTTAAGGACTTCAACCTCGTGGAGCTCAAGTTTGGAATCCCGCTGAGCGGTAGCGTCAACTGGAAGGCCGTCAGGGAGGCCCTAGAAAGGATTGGCTACGATGGTTACATCCTGCCGGAGGTTCCGCCCTACCTCGGCGACCCGCTCAAAGCGGCTGAAGATTCTCTGACGTCCCTGAGAAAGATATTCGGGTGATGGGTATGAGGATAGCCCTCATCGGAGCTGGCAATATGGGGAGTCTCCACCTCAAGGTCATGAAAATGGCAGGGGTGGAGATAGCCGGAGTCTGCGACGTTAAGGACGAGATCCTAAGGAAAGTGAAGGAGGAATACGGCGTTCCCGTTTACAAGGACTATCGGGAGATGCTCGAAAAGGAGAGCCCAGACGGGGTTATAATCGCAACCCCACCACACCTCCACAGGGAGCAGGCGATATACGCCCTCAAGAAGGGCTACCACGTCCTCCTCGAGAAGCCGATGGGTGCCAACCTTCAGGACGCGAGGGCGATATACAGACGCGCGAAGGGCACGAACAGGCTAATGGTGGCGTTCAGCCTTCGCTTCCACGGGCTCTTCATGAAGGTCAAGGACTACCTTGAGAAGGACCTTGGAGATATTCTCTTCCAGTGGCACGTAGCTCTCGGCAGGACGCCGGTCAACGAGTGGATAAAGGACTCTCGGAAGAGCGGGGGAATGATAAACGAGAACGCCGTTCACGTCGTGTACTACTTCCTCTGGTACGCGGGCGACATAAAGAAGGTCTACGGAAGGTGCTGGACCCTTGAGGAAGATGCAACGATTGAGGACAATGCCGCGGTTACATTCGTCCACAAGAACGGTGCCGTCTCAACGCTCATGCAGACTTGGACTGCCCAGCACCGCTGGAGGAAGTGGGGACTCCAGGCGACAAACGGCACCGTGACGGTTGACGGCTACCTCGGCGGGAACTACAAGATATCAACGAGGGAGATGAAGGTTCTTGAGGAGGGAAACTTCAACGAGGATGTCGAGCTCATGTACCTCAGGCAGCTCAAACACTTCCTTCACTGCATAGAGACGGGAGAAAAGCCGGTCGTCAACGAGGAGGACGGTCTGAAGGTTCACAGGGCTGTTCAGGCCCTCTATCGCTCGTCCCACCTCGACAGGATGGTTCCTCTGTGAGGCTTTTCTCTCTTACAAAATCTTTTTATACAATTTCATGAACAAATCGATAAAAACCAGAGACATCTAATGGCACTGGAAAGCTAGGGGGTGAAAAAATTTGCCAGACTCGAAGGAGGCTAAGTACAAGAAGGAGCTCGAGTTCTACCGGGACATTTTGAAGGACTACCTCGATGAGGTTGACCTCCTCATCTGGCTGGCCCTTCGGGACAACGGCAGAATATCCGACACCGAACTGGCCAAGATAGCCAATGTCTCCGTGCCAACGGCCAGAAGGAGGAGGATGGCCCTCGAAGAGAAGGGCATAATCCGCGTGAGAGGTTTTCTGGTTTTTGATAAACTCAAGCTCTCATCGGCTGACGTGCTTGTAAAGTTCAAGCCATGCCTTTCCAAGGAGGCAATCAAGGACTTCATAGTTAGGGCCCTCGAGGAGCCACGGATATACGAGATGAGCGAGTACATCGGGGAGTACGACATCCTCCTCAGGTTCTTTGAAAAGGACTACAGAACCCTCAAGGAGAAGATAGAGGAGTTCCTCACCGAGAACGGGAGCATAGTGGAACGCTATACCATACTCGCCAACATATACACGCCCAAGGTATTCTCAGAGCTCGTCGATGAGAACAGGGAAGATTAAAAAGAGGGATCATCTTTCAAAAACTTTCCTTCCAGCGACGTAGGTTTCCTCGACCTCAAGTTTTTCGTTTAGAACGACAAAGTCTGCCCTGCTTCCCGGCCTGATGAGGCCGATATCCTTCCTGTCCAGGGCCTTGGCCGGCGTAGAAGTTGCCATGATTAGGGCATCTCTCAGGGGTATACCAATCTCCACGAGGTTTCTGATTGCCCTGTCCAATGTTAGGGTACTGCCCGCGAGGGTTCCGTCCTCAAGGCGGCAGATGCCGTCATTCACAACCACCTTCAAACCACCGAGCTCGTACCGCCCATCGGGCAGGCCTGCGGCGCTTATCGCATCCGTTATGAGGACTATCCTTTCCGGTCCCGCGAGCCTGTAAACGAGCCTTATCGCCGTTGGCGAGACGTGTATGAGGTCGCATATGAGTTCAAGGTAAACGTCCTCGCTCTCAAGGCATGCACCTACTGTTCCGGGCTCCCTGTGGTGAAAGCCCCTCATGGCGTTGAAGAGGTGGGTCGCCTTTCTGGCACCGGCCAGTATTCCCCTCTTCGTTTCCTCGTAGGTTGCCCTGGTGTGTCCTATCTGAACCATTACCCCCAGCTCGGTAACCCGTTCTATGAACTCCAGGGCGCCTTCGACCTCTGGAGCAACCGTTATCTCCCTTATGTTCCCCTCTGAAGCCTTCCAGTACTCAAGGAACTCGTCGAAGTCGGGCTTCCTTATGAAGGCCGGGTTCTGGGCGCCTTTGGCCTCAACGTTTATGTAGGGGCCCTCCAGGTGTAGGCCGAGTATTCTCGCCCCCCTGAGCTCTCTCTCCTGGGCTCTCATCGCCTCGGCAACGGCCCTGCTGGCCCTCAGCAGTTCCTCGTGGGATGCCGTTACAGTCGTCGGGATGAAAGACGTTACGCCGTACCTAACTAGGCTCTCGCTCATCCTGAGGAGGTTCTCCACCGTTCCGTCGTTGGTGTCGTAGCCGCAGCAGCCGTGGATGTGGGTGTCAACGAAACCCGGGGCTAATATTTTCCCCTCGAGGTCGATTCCGTCATCGGCCTTTCCCTCGTAGACCTTCTTCACCCTGCTGTTCTCGATGACGACCGTTGCGGGTCCAACGATGTCGAAGGGCGTGTAAAGCTTCGCGTTCGTCAGGACTACTCTCATCGCCACCACCTCACAGGAGCTTTATCCTACCCCTATATTTCTCAAAAAGCTTGGAGTTGTGTTCTTTAGCCTCGGGGAGGTGGGCGCTCAGCCAGATCGGCGGTGTTACTCCCTCACTCACGAGTCCCTGAACAGCCAGGGAAACCATTGAGTTCGCTATGAAGCAGTTCGCTATAGTCGAAACTGGAGCGATCTTCATCGGAAAGCCCTCAACTTCGAGGACCGCGTCTCCCCTGGGCACTTTGTTGTCTATGGGGATGTCAACGACCTCAAAGAGCCTCTTCCCGTAGGTGTTCCTCGGCTGGAGCGTTCTGGAGTAGCTCACCGAGGTTATCGCCACTGTCCTAGCGCCGAGCTCCTTCGAGAGGACCGCCGCTTCCACCGGGAACTGGTTGACACCTGAGGTCGAGACGACGATAACGAAGTCCCCTTCTCTGACTCCAGCGGTTTTCAGGAGAACCTCGGCATAGCCCTTGATGTCCTCCATCGCGGTCGACTTCTCGGCCCCGTGGGAGACGTTGATGTCTGTGTCGAGGATCGGATTGACTGGGCCCAGCCCACCGGCCCTGTAGAAGAGCTCCTCGCCGAGCATCGCCGAGTGTCCTGCGCCGACGACGTGGACGATTCCCTCGCTCTTTAAGGTCTCCTTGAGCAGTTCGGCGGCCCTTTCGATGTTCTCTTTCTCCTCCTTCTTTATCCTCTCCAAAATCTCGACGACGGCGGAGTAGTATTTCTCAATCATCTCCATCACCACCTGTCGGAGTAGAAGATGTATGGTTTCTCCATAGAGGGAAGCTCGCCTTTCAGAGGTTTGAACATGTAGGTCTCGGGCTCCTTAAACGTCTCGACACCCAAGAGCTTCAGGTCGTCCTCCGGTGCGAATATCTTGAGGCTCTTGGCCTTCAAAATGGACGCCGAAGCATGGAGCAGTGAGTAGACTGTCTCCAAGTCATCGAAGATGATCTCCCTGATAATCCCCTGCCCGGGTAGCGCTCCCCTCATCACGAGGGCGTAGCCCCTGATTTTTCCATCATCGAAAACGAGCGCTTCCCTCTCTTCCGAATAGAAGAAGGTGTGCCAGAAAGTTTTTCTGATGAACTTTTCGGTGAAGTACTCAACGTCCCTTCTGACGATGCCGTCGAGCTCCTCGGTTCTTCTCTCGTACAGCTTCAGCATTTCTTCGGCGTCCCCTTCTGTTGCGTATCTAACGCTCTCTGCCCTTGGCAGGTTCTTCAACTCATCGTGAATCATTACCCCGTAGTGGGTGAAGTAGACATCTCTAAACCCCAACTTCCTGTAGAGGGCGTGGGCAATCTCCCCGTATCCAGCGAGAAGTGCCGAGAGTTCATATCCCCTCTCACGGGAATCTATGAGGGCGTGCTCCAAGAGCCTCTTGGCAAGCCCTCTCCCCCTGAACTCCGGGCTCGTGCACACGTTCGCTATCCCTGCTGTTTTGAAAAATTCTCCCCTGACCTTGATTTCTCTGTCAATGACATGAACCATGGCCGCGAGCTTCCCACCTTCAACGCAGAGGTACGTGCCGTCAAGACTGACCCCCGGGTCGCTCTTCAGCCATTCGCGGAACTTCTCCTCATTGAGCCCCCAGTTCCTGTACGTCCTGAAGCACTCGTTCATAAGCTTCACTATCTCTGGTATGTCCTCCTCCCCCGCGGTTCGTATCATGCTCTCACCTTACCGCTTTTATCTCGACGTCGAAGAACTTGTCGAGGGTGTGTGGCCCCTTCCGCCTCTTTCTTAGCTCCTCGTTGTACCAGTGCTCCCTGTCGAGGAGGAGGATTGCCATTCTGCTTCTCCGCTGGGGCATCTTCACTATGATCTCGTCCCTTCTCTCCTCGAACTCTATGCCGTGCAATGACAGAACTTCCTTTGCCTTTTCGAGTTCTCTCCCAGCGATGTGGAATTCCCTGTATTCGCGTCCCACCTTTTTTTCTTCCTTTTTCCACTCGTTCTTCATCTCGATGAACTTCTCCGGGTTCTCCTCCATGAACTCTATAGCCGTGAGAATTGCGTTGAGGTGGATGCTAACCCTGTCGGGGAGGAGGTAGTTCCCGAGTGCCGTGCCCCAGCTCTCGACGAGAACTTTGGCCGAGCCCTCGAAGGGCACGTGGGAGCCGAGAACGTTGTTCGGGACTATTGGGAACTCGTGGGCCTCCGCCATGAAGTGTCTCATCTTAGGCTTCCATGGGAGAGACCTCGCTATCTCCTTGGCGACCTTCTCCGAGACGAGCCTTATTGCCTCGTTGACCCAGTTGTAGGGTGTATCCGTGAGCGTCGAGAGGAAGCCCTCCGTTTCGTCGGCCCACTTCGGGGGGCAACCACCCTTCGCGTAGAACTCGTGGAGGTCGAGGACGAGGTGCGGGTCAACCTCGTTGATGACCCTGTGAATCGCCCTCGTCTCCGGCTGGCTCAGCCGCATCCAGTCCCTGTTCAGGTCAACGCCGTTCGCGTTTCTCCTAGCCTCCTCCCAGACGTGGCTCCAGTGGGGCTCAAAGCCCTTCTTCTTGAAGAGCTCGTAGTTCAGCTGAAAGCCGTCTGGGTTCGCCAGGGGGATTAAGTGAACCTCAACGTTTTTCAGTCCCTCAAAGTTGTAGCCGAGGGGGTACCTCTCCTTGAGGAGGTCTAGGAGCACAAGGGAGGCGTTCACCGGTGCGGGCTCGGTGCCATGGATCCCGGCAACTATGAGGAGCCTGACCTTCCCTTTTCCCATCTTCACGTGGTAGACGTTCCTTCCCGAGGCACTTTTTCCGGCAACTTCGTACTTCCGGCCGGAGGTTTCGACGGCCCGTGAGACTTCCTCATAGGGAATGAGTCTGAAAAGCGGGTTCGTCATGGCTCTCACCCGTGATGTTTTTACAGTGTTGGTTTAAATTTTAAATCTTATAAAGGTTTATATGCAAACTACTGTAACCTAATCTGAAATTTTATAACGGGTGATTACCATGCTCGTAGCCTCGGGAAAAGTGGAGATAATGCCAGAAAAGCCGATGCCGATGGCCGGCTATGCCCTGAGAAAGGGGAAGAGCGAGGGAACCCTCGATCCACTCTACGCTAGGGCCCTCTACCTCGAGGAGGAAAGGCCCGCGGTTCTAATATCACTAGACCTCGTCAGGGTGGACAATGAGCTTTACCATGAGATATCAAAGGAAGTCAGCAGGGTCCTCGGTTTGCCACGAAAAAACGTCTTCGTCTCAGCCACGCACATCCACTCAGGTCCAGAGGTTTCAACCTCTTTCTGGAACAGCGTTGAACTCGATGACGATGACGTGAAACTCGTGAGTGAGTACCGCGCCTTCCTCGTGGAGAGGATAGGGGCTCTGGTTGAGGAACTCCAGCCAAAGCCAAGGGAACTTTATGCGGGCAGTACCGAGGTCAAGGGTGTTTCCTCCAACAGGGTGAGCGAGGACGGGCCCCTCGATAGAGAGTGCGTCTTCCTGTTCTCCAGAGGCGAGGCTATAGCGTTGAACTTCGCCTGCCATCCAACGGTTCTTCCCGCTGAAAACAAAAAGTTCTCAGGTGACTTGGCTGGAGCGATAACGAACCTTTTCGAATCAAAATTCAGAACCGCCATGTTCCTCAACGGGGCCGCTGGAAACGTGAGCACAAGGTTCACCCGGAAGGCCCAGACGCCGGACGAAGTCATGAGGCTCGCGAGGCTGTTCTACGAGCAGGTTGCGCCGTCACTCGAAAAGGCCCACCAGGTTAGCGGTGCCGTGAATGTTAAGTGGAGGAACCTGAAGTTAAAGCTCAGGGAGTTCCCACCCATTGAGACCATCGAGAGGCTTGAGGAAGAAGCGTTCAAGCAGTGGAAAAGCTCCCTGAACGCCCCGCTCCCGGTGCGCAGGATGTGCGAGAGCAACTATCTGGGAGTTAAAATCCTGAAGCGCAGGCTTTCCCTGCTCGAGGGCATTAGGAGCATAGACTTCAGAATAGCGAAGATGAGCATCGGAAGGGACATAGTTGCTCTCTTCGTTCCGGCGGAGCTCTTCGTGGAGTATCAGATAGCAGCAAAGAGAGCCTCGGCTTATATACACACGATACTCGTCGGCTACTCCAACGGCTACTGGGGGTACGTCCCCTACGGCAAAACTGGGGATAGTACATACGAGATGGCGGTTTCACTCATTCATCCTGACGAATACGGGAGAATCCGTGAGACGCTCGTGGAACTCGTTAGGGAATAAAAAATTTTAAAAATCACGAGCCCGATCAGGACAGAAACTCGAAAGTCTTGTGCAGCTCATTGTTCGCCCAGTTGAGTGTGGGCTCGTTCTTAGCCGAAACCTTGGCGTCTATTGTGACTTCCGTTTTTCCAGTGCTGATTACTAGGACGGGAATAAGCACGCTCTGTTTCTTTTTGAGGGTTCTCAAGTGGAACGTTAAAGTTCCCTTGTATCCCCTTACTCCTCTTACTTTCACGTTTACAGTAACGCTGACCCCAACTGCGTCAGTGTTTCCGTAGTTTTTGACCTTCAAGAATATTACCCTAGTCCTAGCGCTCCCTAAGGAATGAAGGTTCCTGATGCCACTAACGGCTAGGGCGAGGTCCGGGCTCTCGAGCCTTGTCTTCAACGTGCCCCACCTGAAGTACACAACGCCCTTCGCGGGTTCGAGGCTTATCTCCCTTCCCTTCCTCGAGACGAAGTATATCGCGTTGAACCAGAGCCTGTAGTTGTACTTTGAGCCGAGGATGCTCTTTGGCGCGTACCTTAAATCGCCAGTCGTCAGCTCCGGGTGGAAGCCGAAGAGGACTATCTTACCGTGTCCGTACTTCGAGTATATCACCGCAGAGGAATCCCTCATTACGCTCTCAACGAACGTCCTGTTGAAGTCCCCCCAACCGTAGCTGAAGGCTCCCAGTGTGCTGTCTGGTGAGACGTACCTCACGAGCTCGACGTAGGGCTCGACGGCTATTCCGAGTGGTGTGTCATTCTTGAGGTCGAAGGGCTTGAGCACAGGCCCGTTCCAGTAGATTGCGTCGAAACCGTCCCTGAATCCAAAGACGACAGGGCTGCTATCGTTCGTGACCTTGACGTGGACTATGCCCACTCCAAGCCACCACTGGGGCCAGTTCTTGAGCTCTGCATCCACGAGCTGGACTTTACTTGTGGGTTCGTTGTAGCCCTTGATTACCGCATAGCCCCCGGCGCACACGCCTATAAGGCCGCCGCCACCAGCAAGGAACTCGGCTAGCTTTTCGGCGCCTTCTTCACCTAGGAGCTTGGCCTCCCATGTACCGCTCCCCGGCGGGAGTATCAGGAGGTCATACTTGCTTAGAACTCCCTCCTTTATGCTGCCGTTAGTCACGAGGTCGTACTCAAAGCCAAGCTCTTTGAGAACGTCGTTTATTGTGTACTTCTCGCCAACGTCTAAGAGAGCTATCTTTGGAGGTATCAGGGGAATCGCCCTTACGCTTGGAAGTCTCTCGAGCGGAACGACTTTTACTCCCACTCTCGCTGCAGTTTTCTTGAGGTTCTCCAGCTCATAGCGGTCTCCTATGAGAACCAGGGATCCCTTAGGGGCGGTCACTCCTTCACCCTTCAGGTCTTCTGTAATCATGTATCCTGTGAATTCGTCAGCATAGAGCTTCTTGTTTATGAACGCAAGGAGGTCTATCACCTTGTTTGCTCTTTCGTTGTCCTCAGGCTTGTCTATTGGTAGGGCAACGAGGTAGATTGCCTTTTCTGGGAACTCAGAGAGAGTGAAGTCTTTCTCCTCCAAAACGGTTTCCATCGGAACGCCGTAGCTCTGAACTCCAACCAGAGAAACGCTCTTGGTTCCGGTAATCCCGACGAGGTGGCCCTTCACAACGCCGACCCAGCTGATCGGTTCGCCGTAGTCCTTGAAGTAGGCCATTGGAATGAGCCAGTCAACACCCAGCTTGACGAAGTCGCTCCAGACCTGAGCGTAGTGCATTATCTGGAACTCCTCGGGGTAGAGAATGTTGTCCCTCGTCCAGTCCGGCATTAGGGCGGCAGATACTATCGGCTTCTCTCCGTCCCAGGTCTTGAGGGAGTGCACGACCTGAGTGATGTTGCCAACGTATGAGTCAACGTCCTTCCTCC is a genomic window of Thermococcus guaymasensis DSM 11113 containing:
- a CDS encoding SIS domain-containing protein, with amino-acid sequence MGMPMEFKMIRSIRGTPEVLDSALKALKEWNPPEKGFRRIIFIGCGSSYFSSLAGNHVLLKGSRVESHAFPASEFMLHYRELAKDALVVASSRSGKTGEVIEAIKVAKKKSATIIGVTCNENSKIEEISDETIVIPSGEEPNIPATKSFSSITFVLQGIAVKLLEREDKLKELEAIKPTVKKILAQEDEYRPIAERLVSKRVFVHLGSGSGYVVALEGALKFRETLGLPNEVFPALEFRHGPVALLRGVKGLQPILIAPKGDSTDALKRLVNDLASRNADPLVFTNSGIFENCVRIPWDGSEELAVIPFVVPIQIIAYYLAVLSGLNPDFPEGLVKVVERF
- a CDS encoding glycoside hydrolase family 10 protein: MYRGIWLHPWDFTKDAIERMAKIGFNHVSMAVRYFEERQDWPGPNLIFQNPERRTYTSEENAVYWDADEGRYSHLPPYLRPETSTEAKGDIVERFVNACKENSLKSVLWFPTLRWEKAVRANVGVGMKDIYGSHPAYKRMFLCPSNPLVREALELMVEELSERYDFDEFEFDFIRYPEVPSTHGTPLLSLALSPCFCRYCRERARDYGVDLEEVRRELKEVVEWHVDYLSNTPYCTDGDYLQAVYSELARFLLEDDLVRKWIKFRAEVIADLLRDLSKIVRRNNPRAKVTADLYPPSGSWLLGQDYKTISKIVDGVKVMIYTKPFGKSVCRVPYESRLARKLLGKKLLVIGLASWPPMTSEDIEREFRLVLSSPADGVGFYSYGWTPDGNLLTIERLFREVGT
- a CDS encoding sugar phosphate isomerase/epimerase family protein; translated protein: MKFGINCWSFPKTLAVEEAVEAAGRIGYEGYEVGLSIEDFEAFGKPEFKEKFRRIKEVAESCNIEIPSVATGLFWRFNPLTDQEKALRVVEAECEAASELGAKVILVVPGSGVPELSYEEHFKRASEFGRKASEIAEDYGIKIGLENVWNRVFAGPLEFKRLLDEIDRDNVGAYFDAGNTLPHSLPEHWIDVLGDKIFQVHVKDFNLVELKFGIPLSGSVNWKAVREALERIGYDGYILPEVPPYLGDPLKAAEDSLTSLRKIFG
- a CDS encoding Gfo/Idh/MocA family protein — encoded protein: MGMRIALIGAGNMGSLHLKVMKMAGVEIAGVCDVKDEILRKVKEEYGVPVYKDYREMLEKESPDGVIIATPPHLHREQAIYALKKGYHVLLEKPMGANLQDARAIYRRAKGTNRLMVAFSLRFHGLFMKVKDYLEKDLGDILFQWHVALGRTPVNEWIKDSRKSGGMINENAVHVVYYFLWYAGDIKKVYGRCWTLEEDATIEDNAAVTFVHKNGAVSTLMQTWTAQHRWRKWGLQATNGTVTVDGYLGGNYKISTREMKVLEEGNFNEDVELMYLRQLKHFLHCIETGEKPVVNEEDGLKVHRAVQALYRSSHLDRMVPL
- a CDS encoding Lrp/AsnC family transcriptional regulator, with translation MPDSKEAKYKKELEFYRDILKDYLDEVDLLIWLALRDNGRISDTELAKIANVSVPTARRRRMALEEKGIIRVRGFLVFDKLKLSSADVLVKFKPCLSKEAIKDFIVRALEEPRIYEMSEYIGEYDILLRFFEKDYRTLKEKIEEFLTENGSIVERYTILANIYTPKVFSELVDENRED
- the nagA gene encoding N-acetylglucosamine-6-phosphate deacetylase, which codes for MRVVLTNAKLYTPFDIVGPATVVIENSRVKKVYEGKADDGIDLEGKILAPGFVDTHIHGCCGYDTNDGTVENLLRMSESLVRYGVTSFIPTTVTASHEELLRASRAVAEAMRAQERELRGARILGLHLEGPYINVEAKGAQNPAFIRKPDFDEFLEYWKASEGNIREITVAPEVEGALEFIERVTELGVMVQIGHTRATYEETKRGILAGARKATHLFNAMRGFHHREPGTVGACLESEDVYLELICDLIHVSPTAIRLVYRLAGPERIVLITDAISAAGLPDGRYELGGLKVVVNDGICRLEDGTLAGSTLTLDRAIRNLVEIGIPLRDALIMATSTPAKALDRKDIGLIRPGSRADFVVLNEKLEVEETYVAGRKVFER
- a CDS encoding SIS domain-containing protein, whose translation is MEMIEKYYSAVVEILERIKKEEKENIERAAELLKETLKSEGIVHVVGAGHSAMLGEELFYRAGGLGPVNPILDTDINVSHGAEKSTAMEDIKGYAEVLLKTAGVREGDFVIVVSTSGVNQFPVEAAVLSKELGARTVAITSVSYSRTLQPRNTYGKRLFEVVDIPIDNKVPRGDAVLEVEGFPMKIAPVSTIANCFIANSMVSLAVQGLVSEGVTPPIWLSAHLPEAKEHNSKLFEKYRGRIKLL
- a CDS encoding GNAT family N-acetyltransferase produces the protein MIRTAGEEDIPEIVKLMNECFRTYRNWGLNEEKFREWLKSDPGVSLDGTYLCVEGGKLAAMVHVIDREIKVRGEFFKTAGIANVCTSPEFRGRGLAKRLLEHALIDSRERGYELSALLAGYGEIAHALYRKLGFRDVYFTHYGVMIHDELKNLPRAESVRYATEGDAEEMLKLYERRTEELDGIVRRDVEYFTEKFIRKTFWHTFFYSEEREALVFDDGKIRGYALVMRGALPGQGIIREIIFDDLETVYSLLHASASILKAKSLKIFAPEDDLKLLGVETFKEPETYMFKPLKGELPSMEKPYIFYSDRW
- a CDS encoding M14 family zinc carboxypeptidase, whose protein sequence is MTNPLFRLIPYEEVSRAVETSGRKYEVAGKSASGRNVYHVKMGKGKVRLLIVAGIHGTEPAPVNASLVLLDLLKERYPLGYNFEGLKNVEVHLIPLANPDGFQLNYELFKKKGFEPHWSHVWEEARRNANGVDLNRDWMRLSQPETRAIHRVINEVDPHLVLDLHEFYAKGGCPPKWADETEGFLSTLTDTPYNWVNEAIRLVSEKVAKEIARSLPWKPKMRHFMAEAHEFPIVPNNVLGSHVPFEGSAKVLVESWGTALGNYLLPDRVSIHLNAILTAIEFMEENPEKFIEMKNEWKKEEKKVGREYREFHIAGRELEKAKEVLSLHGIEFEERRDEIIVKMPQRRSRMAILLLDREHWYNEELRKRRKGPHTLDKFFDVEIKAVR